One Thermoanaerobacter pseudethanolicus ATCC 33223 genomic window, TTCCTTTATTTATTATATTTATATTTTCTTTTTCTTGCTGCTTCGGATTTTTTCTTACGTTTTACACTGGGACTTTCGTAATGCTCTCTTTTGCGAACCTCTGATAAAACGCCTGCTTTGGAACATTGGCGCCTAAATCTTCTCAGAGCATTGTCCAATGATTCGTTTTCGCCGACTCTTACTTCAGCCACTACTCTCCCTCCCTCCAGATAAACTGCTCAAGCTAAGCTGCGTATTCTGCTGCGATGTCTTGCTGAAAATTCTCATTTTATTATACTCCTAAAACCATAATGTGTCAATGATTAACCTGGTGGCCAAGTCATAAATCTACCCCCTAAAAGATGAAAATGTATGTGATATACCGTTTGTCCCCCGTCATTTCCACAGTTTGATACAATTCTATAACCTTTTTCGTCAATGCCCTCTTTTTTTGCCAATTCTTTTGCCACCATATAAGCATGAGATACTATATGTTTGTTATCCTCATTTAAATCTAACAATGTCGGTATATGTTCTTTTGGCACAATGAGGATATGCACAGGTGCTTGGGGGTTAATATCTCTAAATGCTACTACTAAATCATCTTCATAGACTATATTGGAAGGTACTTCTTTATTTATAATTTTACAAAAAATGCAATCTGACATCCTTTCACCTCCTCTTTTTATATTCTACACATCAGGTTAAATTCCTTCAATTTCTCCAATTAAGAAATTATCTTTTATTTCTTTTATTTTCACTGGAAAAATCTCATTTCTAAGTAACTTTATATCCCCTTTAACAGCTATACTTAAATAATTATCAGTCAAGCCTTCTACATAACCCTCCATATTCTTTACTGGTTGTTCAAAGAGGACTTCCAAAGTTTTCCCTATAAAACTCTCCATAAATTTATATTCACACCTATTAGACAATTCTATGAGCTTTTTACTCCTATCTTCTTTTATATGATTTGCAACTTGATTTGGAAAGTTGTATGCTCTTGTACCTTTTCTCCTTGAATATTTAAAAACATGCATTTTGCTAAAACAAATCTCTTCCACAAATTTGTAAGTCTTGAGAAACTCCTCTTCCGTTTCACCAGGAAATCCCACCATAACATCTGTAGTTATCGCCACATCCTTGATGTATTCTCTTAACCTATCAATTACACTTTTGTACTCCTTTGTAGTATATCTTCTTCCCATTCTTTTTAAGGTTTCATCACATCCACTTTGAAGGGATACATGATAATGCCTGCACATCTTAGGCAAGTTAGCTATTTCTTTCACAAACTCTTCAGTTAAAAAAGTAGGCTCAATAGAACTAAGTCTTATCCTTTTTATGCCATCTATTTCATGAATCATCTTTATAATGTCCAAAAGCCCAATATTTTTTAAATCTTTGCCATAGGAAGCTATGTGTATACCTGTGAGAACAATTTCTTTATACCCTGAATCAGCAAACCTTTTTACTTCATCTAGTACTTTTTTGGGGTCTCTACTTCTCACAGGTCCCCTGGCGTAAGGGATTATGCAGTAAGTACAGTATTGATTGCAGCCGTCTTGAATCTTTATATATGCCCTTGTCCTTTCTGTATAAGCTGTTACTCCAAATTCCTCATATTCCTTTTGAGTCATTATATTATTTACCACACTCAACTTTTGATTTTTTTGTGTAAATTCCTCTACTAATTCCACTATTTTGTCCTTATTTTTCGTACCAATCGCTATGTCCACTTCCGGAAGAGAAAAAGCTTCCTCTGGACTTACTTGCACATAGCAGCCAACAGCTACTACCAGCGCATCAGGATTTTTCTTTCTAGCTTTTCGTATCTCCTGCCTTGACTTCATATCACTTCTATTTGTTACAGTACAGGTATTTATTACGTAAACATCCGCTTTTTCATTAAAATCAACTACTTCATAACCAGCTTTTTTAAAAAGCTCAGCCATGACTTCTGTCTCATATTGATTTACCTTACACCCCAAAGTATAAAAAGCAACAGTTTTTTTATGACCATATCTTTCATAAAATTCCTCATTACTAAGAGTTAAATCTACTTTTGCCACTTTAAAAATGCTCCTCCTATTAAATCTCTTTTTCATATTATATCACATATTATAACATGCTATTGTACACAAAAAAAAACATGCCCCGAAAAGCCTTTTATTTTGCTCCTATGTTAGCTTTTCCGCTGCTTCATTTAACCATCTTGGAAGCTTGACTGTCTTTTTCATATTTTTGTTTATGAATTTTACACAAACAAAAATGTGGACTTGACCTCTTCAATAGCTTTTTTTCTACATTTTTGTCAGTAGAATTTAAAACAGTATATTGTCCAGGATGCATAGAAACTCTCATTCTATTTTTTTATTTTTCCTCCAATTTTTAAAAGCCTATCTTTAAAAATTTTCCACCACGTAAATTTATTTATTTCATTTGAACCAAAAGGTATCAAATCTGATGTGATTCTAAAAAGCTTTATATTATTTTCAACATTGAATAATATTTTCGAGAGAATTTAAGTTGTACACAATTAATTCTAATAATTTTTCTTCAGTTGCATTTTCTTTTTTTATAGCTTTTAAACTAGGTGTTCAAAACTCTTACTGTTAAACAAGCATATCTTATTGCTATATTATTTTCCATCTTTTATTTATTTGAGATGGTATATCTATTTTTGCCTTTTGCTTTGCTTACATACATTAGTCTATCTGCTTTTTTTAGTAATTTTTCTGGGGTATCCTCTTTTTTAATCATAACCCCTCCTATAGAAGCAGAAACTTTTATTATTTGTCCTTTTTCTTCAAAAAAAGAGTTTTCTATAAGGGTAATCATTTTTTGGGCTAGTTCCTCTATTGAATTTATGTCTTCTATTTCAAATATGACAATAAATTCATCTCCTCCAAATCGTGCTACTATGTCATTTGCTCTTAAATTGCTCTTCAAAGTCTCTCCTATCATTTTTAAGACTTTATCTCCTATATGATGACCATATAAGTCATTTATGTCTTTAAAATTATCTAAGTCGATAAATAAAACAGCAAATTTTCTATTATACCTTTTTGTCTCTTTTATTTTTTCTTTTATAAAAAAGTCTAATCCTCTTCTATTTAAAACTCCTGTAAGTTCGTCTATAAATGCTAAATTTCTTAGTTTTTCTAGTTCTGTTTTTATGATTTTTACATCTGTTACCTCATTGAAAATTTCTATTGCTCCCATTACTTTCCCTGTTTCATCTGCAATAGGTAATACTTTCACATAAACAGGGATTCTATGACCAGATTTGTTATGTAAAAATACTTGTTTTTCTACAAAAGTATTGTTTTTAATAGCATAAACTAAAGGACATTCTCCCTTGCAAAGTTCTGTACCCTTTTCATCTATATGTTTTAAGATGTTGTCCCAGCAGTGAGAATTAAGTACTTCCGTTTTTTTAAAACCAGTAATTTCTTCTGCTCTTTTGTTCCAATAAAGAATTTTTCTCTCTGTATCTACAAGGTATACACCATCTGATAGATTTTCAAAAACCGATTCGCACACCCCATCTTTTAAAAACATTAAAATCTTCCTTTCATTAAAAATTTTATATAATTATGATGTTATAATTATATTGCTATTTCGATTTTTGCAATAAAAGAATAAAAATTAATTTTAAATTTCAAATTAAAATTATAAAAAGCATGAAATACAGCCTTTCAAAAAGTTAAAAGAAAGGCTACATATTTTAATCATTTTATTCGACTCTTGAAACATCAATCTGAAGTTCATCTAAGTATTTTATCAATATTTTTGAGGTTTCTTCTATTTCTTCTAATATTGTTTCTGCTTTACTGATATTACCTGTATGATAAGCATCTATAGCTTCTTTAACTAAAGAATGTATTTTAATGTGGGGCTCTTCAATCTTTTTAAAAGAAGTCATAGCTTTGATACTTTCATTATTTACAGAGTAGTACCACCCACCTAATGAACATGTGTGATGGTTACTAGCATCACCGCTTAAAGGTTCAAAACCTAAAAGCATGTTATAAACCTTCCATTTCCATAGTAAATGGTCAACTTTATATAATTCTATATGGTCAGAGATTTTCATAAAGTGGGCTTTTTCTCTTATTTGTGTCCTTGTTTTTTCTAATCTTTTGCTTAAATCATATATTGCTTTTCCTACATCTATACTCAAAGTTTTAATTTTATCCGCAAACCCGGCATTTTCTTCATTTGTTGCAGACATTTCCTGTATGAACGCAGATTGTTCCTCTACATTAGCTGTTATTTCTTCAATATGCTCTTGAACATGGTTGGTCTTTTCAATTATATTACTCATAGCTTCTATTGCTTTTGTAGACAAATCCTTCCCTTTGCTTAATTTGTTTGCTGCAGTTGATATGTAAGATACAGCTTTTGTCATTTCATTTTGAAGTAGTTCTATGTTATTACCAATTCTATCCGCCGATATCTTAGTATGTTCTGCTAATTTTTTAACTTCCTCAGCAACAACAGCAAACCCTCTTCCGGCTTCTCCTGCACGAGCTGCTTCAATTGCGGCATTCAGCGACAGAAGATTTGTTTGGTCAGCTACTCCCCTTATTATCTCTACTACTTCATTTATCTTTTTCATACCTTCAGTTAAAGAATTAATTAGATTATTTATGTAATTAAATTGTTCTAACATTTCATCAACAAATACAGTTAACTCTTCTACCGAAGAAGTCCCTTTTCTGGCTTGTTCAAGCGCATCATGCATTTCTTCAGTAATATCTGTAGCTTTTGTAGCAATTTCCTGGGAAGCAGATGCCAATTCTTCTGTTGTTGTAGCTACATCATTTAATCTTGCAGATTGCTGTGATACCATTTCTAAAAGTTCTCTCAAAAATTCCATTTTAGCAGTAACTGCAACAGCATCATTTATATCTAGAATAGTTTCTTTGGTAATTCTTTTGAAAGATTCAGCACAATTTACCATTTCGTTGTTTATTTTATCTAAGTTTCCTATACCTTCTACTTTACTCAAGTTATATGTCCCTTTAGTTATTTCTTTTAAGTTATTTTCCAACATAGTAATTACACTATCAAATTTATCATTACCTAAAGATTTATTTTCTTTTTTTAAAAACATGTTTTTCTCCTCCTTTTTTTCGTTTGTTTGGCTTTCAACCCGCAACTTTTTCTACAGTTCTTTCTTTTTCTTCTGTTATTACAGATATGGGATCAATAAGTATTATAACTTTATCTTCTTTTTGGCTAAACCGGAAATATATTTGAGATTTTCTCATCTTAGATTAATTACACCTTCTATATACGAAGGCATGCCAGGAATTTTTATAGGTGTTTCATATTTTGTTATTTCCTCAATCCTTATAAATTTCAATACCCTACTCTTCGCTATTTAAAAGAAAAATAACATACTGTTTTTCTATCATTTTATTTCTCCTTTCTACGTTTTAGTTTTTGTATTATTGGATATTACTTTATAAATTGCAGATACGTCACCACCTTTTCTTTAATTAAAATTAAGTATAAATAACTAGATATATAAAAACAATTGTACCTAAGAGATTCCTTTTTTTACACCACTTTCTCTTTTCTTAATAGCTCTTTCCAATGATAACACAACGAAAATATTATATTTTCGTGGAAGGTTTTTTAACTCTAATATAGCTTCCTGTTCATTTTTAATTTTCCCTTTGTTATAAGGCCTTTCCGTTGTCATGGCATCAAATGAATCACAAACTCCAATTATTTGTGCAACCAACGGAAAATCATTTAAGCCAAATGGATAGCCAGAACCATCAAGTCTTTCATGATGATAAAGCATTCCCGGGATAAGATCTTTTAAAGAAGGAAAAAACTTTAATATCTCATTGCCATATAGCGGGTGAATTTTTATAATATCATATTCAAGCTCTGTAAGTTTCCCAGGTTTATTGAGGATATCTTTGGGAACTATAAATTTGCCAATATCATGTAAAAGAGCACTTTTACAATTTAGAATTTTCTCTTCTTGTGATAATTCCAATTCTTCAGAAACCAACTTTGTAAGTCTAGCTACTCTTACACTATGTAAGAAGCTTGTATAATGATGATACTTAAGTTTTTTCAATAAATATCTTATTAAATAACAATCATTTAGATTATTTGGTCTCATCTTACATCATCCTTATATGATAGTTTTTCATAAATTTCCATCTTGCTATAATTATTATTAAATTATTATAATTCGACAAAAAATTCAAAATACTTCAAAAAAAAAAAAAAAAAAAAAAAAAAAAAAAAAAAAAAAAAAAAAAAAAAAAAAAAAAAAAAAAAAAAAAAAAAAAATTATGCAATTTTCTCCATGCATCTTAAAAAGCTTTAAAACTATCTGGATTTATGTCAATATAGTAGACACAAAAACTCGGAATTTTTATGCTGACTTTTTAATTAAATCCTCAAATTGTTGCAAAGTCTATAGCCTATACTACTATGTAGTCTCTTTCTATTATACCAGGATTCAATATACTCGAATATAGCAAGTCGGGAAGTATCAAAATCATAGTAAGTAGCTAAATTTACTTCTTCCTTTTTAAAAGAAGCATGAAAAGATTCTATACACGCATTATCATAAGAGCATCATAATATTTTTTATTTTCCTCGATAAACTCAAATATAGAGTTTACTCCTTTGCAAATATGGCCATGGCTTTTTTAATATTTTATTCTCCTCTTCAAGCCTTGCCATCTTTTTTAACATAGCATGACATTCTGCTACTGTAATTGTTGTGCCCTTGTTGTCTATATTTATTGGTTTTGCTTTTTTCAACCAACCTGATATTGTGGATTTTGAGATGCCATATTCGCTTGAAAGCTCTGATAGACTTTTACCATGGTTATACAACTCTACTATAGTATTCTTGAATTCATCATTATACTTTGTCCTCTTGGTATTTTGTAGACACTACTCTCTTTATATTTTTATTTTATCCTGTTCGTGTTAAAGTGTCTACAATAATATACTAACACCAAATACTTGAAACCACCGATTACATAAACACAATCCCTTGAATATGTTTGTCCTTTAACTGATACATAACCGATATTGGGATCCATTAATAAATATACTTTATCATAAGTGTCAGCATAGTATTCATATCCTCGAACTACCATAGTATGCCCCGTACTACTGCTAGTTGGATACATCCCCTCTTTAAATTCCATAATCTCCCATAGAGGAATTTTTCTCCCAACATAGAATTACGTGCCATTTTTAATTTTACAAGCATTGTGCATAACAGTAAATTTAAGTAATGAAGGAGAACAGTCCCAATAGTTCATATATAAATTTATCTAACTTTATTTTCATTTTTAAATGCCTTCACATATAAAACTATAGACCTTCTAAAATCCTCTATTTATTACTTATTGCATAAATGAGGTAGTGGTCCACAGAAGTTATATAAATTGTCTCATCTGAGACAATAGCATGTAATGAAATAATATCATCAACTGTTTCAAATCTCCATTTGAGTGTACCATTAAAAGCCAAAGTAGAACTTTTAATCCTTTTCATTTTCTTTCTTTCCTTTCTCCTCTTAATTTTCCATCCCCTCAAAGCATGCAATACTTCAAAGTGTCTTGAATTTTTTTGCCCCAGTTTTTACAAAATAAAAAACTATCTCTTACCGAGTATCATTTTGTATAGATGTCTTATAATCATAATTCTTCATCGCACCAAGATGTTCTTTATCAAGAACAGGTGAAACCGCAATATATCTATTGTTATTATTAATAAGGCTACTAATCAAATCATAAAACACTTCACACATTATTAATTCTTTATCGCTTCCGAAATAAAGGTTGTGAAACCTACATAATTCCAAAAAACATTCCTCTTCTATAGCGAACAATTCTTCTAAGAGAGAATGTATTTTAAATTCATTCGCCTCAATCAACTTATCAATAGTTAAAGGATAAATGTAGTACATTTCATCAAATAAAAAGCATACAAAATCTCCCAAATGAATTCGAAAACTGCTCATATTTTCTTTCAGATTATAACAATTTAAAAATCCTCTTTTATTATTTTGAATTAGTTCTTTTATCTCATCGGGAATGACAACATTTTCATCAAAGTATGACATTGTATTAATGCCTTCATACTCAAGTTTATCATATTGCAATTCTGCAATATCCGTTTCTGGTAGGAAAGTGAGCCTATGCAGTTGTATTGTGACGGTTCTTTTATCTGAAACTTTTCGTTCTAATTGTTTTATCCTAAATATTGTTTGCAAAGTAGCTTCTAAATCTTCTTCTTCTTCAAATGGGTAGCCGTAAATAAATGAGAGTATGCAATTTGTCCCTTCAGAAATAATAAATTGCACGATAGGCTCAAGGATATCTAATTTTAAATCCTATCTAACCAATCAAGAAATGATTCTTTATTATTAATAACTTCTAATGAAATTGTTATAGACAGGGTAGCTCTAACCCCATTCTTTTTCAGTA contains:
- the rpsU gene encoding 30S ribosomal protein S21 gives rise to the protein MAEVRVGENESLDNALRRFRRQCSKAGVLSEVRKREHYESPSVKRKKKSEAARKRKYKYNK
- a CDS encoding histidine triad nucleotide-binding protein, with the translated sequence MSDCIFCKIINKEVPSNIVYEDDLVVAFRDINPQAPVHILIVPKEHIPTLLDLNEDNKHIVSHAYMVAKELAKKEGIDEKGYRIVSNCGNDGGQTVYHIHFHLLGGRFMTWPPG
- the mtaB gene encoding tRNA (N(6)-L-threonylcarbamoyladenosine(37)-C(2))-methylthiotransferase MtaB, which produces MAKVDLTLSNEEFYERYGHKKTVAFYTLGCKVNQYETEVMAELFKKAGYEVVDFNEKADVYVINTCTVTNRSDMKSRQEIRKARKKNPDALVVAVGCYVQVSPEEAFSLPEVDIAIGTKNKDKIVELVEEFTQKNQKLSVVNNIMTQKEYEEFGVTAYTERTRAYIKIQDGCNQYCTYCIIPYARGPVRSRDPKKVLDEVKRFADSGYKEIVLTGIHIASYGKDLKNIGLLDIIKMIHEIDGIKRIRLSSIEPTFLTEEFVKEIANLPKMCRHYHVSLQSGCDETLKRMGRRYTTKEYKSVIDRLREYIKDVAITTDVMVGFPGETEEEFLKTYKFVEEICFSKMHVFKYSRRKGTRAYNFPNQVANHIKEDRSKKLIELSNRCEYKFMESFIGKTLEVLFEQPVKNMEGYVEGLTDNYLSIAVKGDIKLLRNEIFPVKIKEIKDNFLIGEIEGI
- a CDS encoding GGDEF domain-containing protein, with translation MFLKDGVCESVFENLSDGVYLVDTERKILYWNKRAEEITGFKKTEVLNSHCWDNILKHIDEKGTELCKGECPLVYAIKNNTFVEKQVFLHNKSGHRIPVYVKVLPIADETGKVMGAIEIFNEVTDVKIIKTELEKLRNLAFIDELTGVLNRRGLDFFIKEKIKETKRYNRKFAVLFIDLDNFKDINDLYGHHIGDKVLKMIGETLKSNLRANDIVARFGGDEFIVIFEIEDINSIEELAQKMITLIENSFFEEKGQIIKVSASIGGVMIKKEDTPEKLLKKADRLMYVSKAKGKNRYTISNK
- a CDS encoding methyl-accepting chemotaxis protein, with product MFLKKENKSLGNDKFDSVITMLENNLKEITKGTYNLSKVEGIGNLDKINNEMVNCAESFKRITKETILDINDAVAVTAKMEFLRELLEMVSQQSARLNDVATTTEELASASQEIATKATDITEEMHDALEQARKGTSSVEELTVFVDEMLEQFNYINNLINSLTEGMKKINEVVEIIRGVADQTNLLSLNAAIEAARAGEAGRGFAVVAEEVKKLAEHTKISADRIGNNIELLQNEMTKAVSYISTAANKLSKGKDLSTKAIEAMSNIIEKTNHVQEHIEEITANVEEQSAFIQEMSATNEENAGFADKIKTLSIDVGKAIYDLSKRLEKTRTQIREKAHFMKISDHIELYKVDHLLWKWKVYNMLLGFEPLSGDASNHHTCSLGGWYYSVNNESIKAMTSFKKIEEPHIKIHSLVKEAIDAYHTGNISKAETILEEIEETSKILIKYLDELQIDVSRVE
- a CDS encoding chemotaxis protein CheW; translated protein: MKFIRIEEITKYETPIKIPGMPSYIEGVINLR
- a CDS encoding HD-GYP domain-containing protein, with amino-acid sequence MRPNNLNDCYLIRYLLKKLKYHHYTSFLHSVRVARLTKLVSEELELSQEEKILNCKSALLHDIGKFIVPKDILNKPGKLTELEYDIIKIHPLYGNEILKFFPSLKDLIPGMLYHHERLDGSGYPFGLNDFPLVAQIIGVCDSFDAMTTERPYNKGKIKNEQEAILELKNLPRKYNIFVVLSLERAIKKRESGVKKGIS